The genomic interval GTCCAGGACATCTTCAATATAACCACTGTCCAGGTGTTCCTGATTATCTACCGGATTGATCAGCATGGAGATGTATAGGTTTGGTTTATTCAGAGGTTCTTCAGTCTTGAAGTCGATCTTCCGGACAAAGATCTTATAGGTCCAGTGAAGGGGAGATCCGGGATTACAGTCATATAGGAAGATGTTCCGGCATCCGGGTGTCTTCATGGCCAGACGGGAATAGGCGGTTGTCACCGCATGGTAGGAAAGCTGTGAGACTTCATTAAAGTAGATGGTGTTGTATTCATGGCCCAGGATTCGATCAACCTGTTCCCGGTCTCCCAGTCCTCCAATCCATATCTCACTGCCATTGTAGAGGGATATATAACTCTCATGTTTTACATAATTGTAGCGGTCTGATCCGATGGTCTGATCCAACCAGGGCAGCAGGGTTTCATGTAGGACTGAGCTGCGGGCATCCTTTAATCTGAGTCGGCAGATCAGGTGACGACTGCCGGGATACTGTATGGCTCTGAAGATCAATACCATCACAAGGATCGTTGTTTTCCCGCTCCTTGATCCTCCGAAGAGGAGAATATGTTTGGCTTTACTTTTGACTAGGGAGAGAGCCTTCCTCTGGGCAGAGGTCGGCAGAAATCGAATGGTCATACACCTTTGAACTCTTCGAAGAAAGATATC from Oceanispirochaeta sp. carries:
- a CDS encoding phage terminase large subunit, with amino-acid sequence MTIRFLPTSAQRKALSLVKSKAKHILLFGGSRSGKTTILVMVLIFRAIQYPGSRHLICRLRLKDARSSVLHETLLPWLDQTIGSDRYNYVKHESYISLYNGSEIWIGGLGDREQVDRILGHEYNTIYFNEVSQLSYHAVTTAYSRLAMKTPGCRNIFLYDCNPGSPLHWTYKIFVRKIDFKTEEPLNKPNLYISMLINPVDNQEHLDSGYIEDVLDNLPEKQKARFLSGLWIKGEGCIYEHFEEDMIISPEDLPEMDYYTSGQDFGLNITNVKIGYSGEKVYIVKDHGGHNITTRSFNDQLIKQGWYDDDMPVYCDPAGGERIQEITGGQKANNSVDPGIDYINSLIEQNLFFICSECSGVLSEIWDYARDEEDRIIKINDHYMDAMRYGIFSHNQNGIIMN